In Tachysurus vachellii isolate PV-2020 chromosome 12, HZAU_Pvac_v1, whole genome shotgun sequence, the following are encoded in one genomic region:
- the nrarpb gene encoding notch-regulated ankyrin repeat-containing protein B yields the protein MSQADVSCSARQRVFQEALRKGNTAELHSLLRGMTNCEFNVNSFGPEGQTALHQSVIDGNLELVKLLVKFGADVRLANRDGWSALHMAAFGGHQDIALYLITRAKYSSGAL from the coding sequence ATGAGCCAGGCGGACGTGAGCTGCTCGGCGCGTCAACGCGTCTTCCAGGAAGCCTTGCGCAAAGGCAACACGGCGGAGCTGCACTCTTTGCTGCGCGGCATGACCAACTGCGAGTTCAACGTGAACTCGTTTGGGCCCGAGGGTCAGACTGCGCTGCACCAGTCCGTCATTGACGGAAACCTCGAGCTCGTCAAGTTGTTGGTGAAGTTCGGCGCTGATGTGCGCTTGGCAAACCGGGATGGCTGGAGCGCGCTGCACATGGCGGCTTTCGGAGGCCACCAGGACATCGCTCTCTACCTCATCACGAGGGCCAAGTACTCATCCGGAGCACTCTGA